A single genomic interval of Selenobaculum gibii harbors:
- a CDS encoding pro-sigmaK processing inhibitor BofA family protein: protein METLALQPGVLFAYIIGIGLIYFVGKVFVMPVKFIWKFIYNGLIGGIMLWIVNFVGSYVGFEIGINVVTALVAGFLGIPGVVLLIAFKLFF, encoded by the coding sequence ATGGAGACTTTAGCACTTCAACCTGGAGTATTATTTGCTTACATAATTGGAATAGGCTTGATTTATTTTGTTGGCAAAGTGTTTGTAATGCCGGTAAAATTCATTTGGAAGTTTATTTATAATGGCTTGATTGGCGGAATTATGTTATGGATAGTTAATTTTGTGGGAAGTTATGTTGGATTTGAAATTGGGATTAATGTAGTTACCGCATTAGTTGCAGGTTTTTTGGGAATTCCGGGAGTCGTCTTATTGATTGCGTTTAAATTATTTTTTTAA
- a CDS encoding YaaL family protein translates to MQFFSYDKHIPNEDEIKIKGQTEFLNLIKQAKKDWQLSQKLLSEVTDCDLMDYVIYSIKANEARYRYLLKNARLQNLQGDAWTGENFNDI, encoded by the coding sequence ATGCAGTTCTTTTCGTATGATAAGCATATTCCAAATGAAGATGAAATAAAAATAAAAGGACAGACCGAATTTTTAAATCTAATTAAACAAGCAAAAAAAGATTGGCAATTATCACAAAAACTATTGAGTGAAGTTACAGATTGTGATTTAATGGATTATGTTATTTACTCGATAAAAGCAAATGAGGCACGATATAGATATTTATTAAAAAATGCACGCCTTCAAAATTTACAAGGTGATGCATGGACGGGGGAAAATTTTAATGATATCTAA
- the recR gene encoding recombination mediator RecR, which produces MQYIAPLTKLIEHFRSLPGIGAKTASRLAYHILDMEDAKAKALAKAIVDAKEKISYCSICFNLTDSDPCYVCESKQRDKSVICVVEQPRDVAAMERMRDFKGLYHVLHGVLSPLEGIGPDEIKIRELVARLYSGEVKEIIVATNPNVEGEATAMYIAKLLKPIGVKVTRIAHGLPIGGDLEYADEVTLSKALENRREI; this is translated from the coding sequence ATGCAGTATATAGCACCTTTGACAAAATTGATCGAGCATTTTCGTTCTTTACCGGGAATTGGTGCAAAAACGGCATCGAGACTAGCTTATCATATATTAGATATGGAGGATGCGAAAGCAAAAGCCTTAGCAAAAGCTATTGTTGATGCAAAAGAAAAGATAAGTTATTGTAGCATTTGTTTTAATCTGACCGATAGTGATCCGTGTTATGTTTGTGAGTCTAAGCAGAGAGATAAATCTGTAATTTGTGTGGTTGAACAACCGCGTGATGTAGCGGCAATGGAACGTATGCGTGATTTTAAGGGGCTTTATCATGTTTTGCATGGTGTTTTATCTCCTCTTGAAGGGATAGGACCTGATGAAATAAAAATTAGAGAACTTGTTGCACGACTTTATTCTGGTGAGGTAAAAGAAATTATTGTGGCGACGAATCCGAATGTTGAGGGTGAAGCTACTGCGATGTATATTGCAAAACTACTTAAACCTATTGGAGTAAAGGTGACGAGAATTGCTCATGGATTACCAATTGGTGGAGACTTGGAATATGCGGATGAGGTTACGTTATCAAAAGCTTTAGAAAACCGTCGAGAAATATAG
- a CDS encoding YbaB/EbfC family nucleoid-associated protein, translating into MFGGMGNMGNMAGMMKKVQKLQAEMTKMQEELKQKTVDVSAGGGAVKVVMTGEKQISSLKIDPSAVDPEDVEMLEDLVSAAINEALKKVDDMMAKEMGKLTGGLPPGMF; encoded by the coding sequence ATGTTTGGTGGCATGGGTAACATGGGCAATATGGCTGGCATGATGAAAAAAGTTCAAAAATTACAAGCTGAAATGACTAAAATGCAAGAAGAACTGAAACAAAAAACTGTTGATGTATCAGCTGGCGGTGGAGCTGTAAAAGTTGTAATGACAGGAGAAAAACAAATTTCTTCATTGAAAATTGATCCATCTGCTGTTGATCCGGAAGATGTAGAAATGCTTGAAGATTTGGTATCAGCAGCTATAAATGAAGCTTTGAAAAAAGTGGATGATATGATGGCAAAAGAAATGGGAAAACTTACTGGCGGGTTACCACCAGGAATGTTTTAA
- the dnaX gene encoding DNA polymerase III subunit gamma/tau has product MSYIALYRKWRPNDFENLVGQDHISKTLSNAILSNKIAHAYLFSGPRGTGKTSTAKILAKALNCESGPTPSPCNSCTNCTKINNGSSMDVYEIDAASNRGIDEIRDLRETVKFTPVDGRYKVYIIDEVHMLTTEAFNALLKTLEEPPAHVVFILATTEAHKVPATIHSRCQRYDFRRISVVEIVERLKVVTEQMGITTTDEALKLIATHADGGLRDALSILDQCSALDNEPVDEKKVRRMLGLVGNDWIFKLVNAMAKREGYTILTILADLLAMGKEVTQILSEVTLHMRSVMLYQSVQDIDGFNLYTAEKSILEEHSKIFSYEEIVKIIKCLHAAIHEIKWSPQPRITAETAFLSICHTDGVKLEGSSLDLIKRIEKLEKNIQRLQNNITLPNKSNDTANLSSGKVYQEIDQTVKSHVPKIQEERIESVRAVKNESIQNQVKQVASPVPLNNTSHKEIWEKVLKGLMSRKKAAVHACVAQGYLQSLDSGQATIAFEAKFPKERTDKEDYRAILSDVFSEVCGMVMNVRSVLVSSSIPPDKPPHTMSRVEKAVENNEALTPEQRYVLDTAIKVFDTEAIKIPPRES; this is encoded by the coding sequence GTGTCATATATAGCTTTATATAGAAAGTGGCGTCCTAATGATTTTGAAAATTTAGTAGGGCAAGATCATATCAGTAAGACTTTATCGAATGCCATTCTTTCAAATAAGATTGCGCATGCCTATTTATTTTCTGGCCCTAGGGGTACTGGCAAAACGAGTACGGCGAAAATTTTGGCGAAGGCATTAAACTGTGAATCTGGTCCAACGCCATCTCCTTGCAATTCATGTACAAATTGTACAAAAATTAATAATGGCTCCTCTATGGATGTCTATGAAATTGATGCAGCATCTAACCGAGGAATTGATGAAATTCGCGATTTAAGAGAAACTGTTAAATTTACACCAGTTGATGGTCGTTATAAGGTGTATATTATTGATGAAGTGCATATGCTGACAACGGAAGCGTTTAATGCTTTATTGAAAACATTAGAAGAGCCTCCTGCGCATGTAGTTTTTATTTTGGCGACGACAGAAGCGCATAAAGTACCGGCGACGATACATTCTCGCTGTCAACGATATGATTTTCGCAGGATTAGCGTCGTAGAGATTGTAGAGCGACTTAAAGTTGTTACTGAGCAAATGGGAATAACAACTACGGATGAGGCGCTAAAATTGATTGCCACTCATGCAGATGGTGGGCTTCGTGATGCGCTTAGTATTTTAGATCAATGTAGTGCGCTAGATAACGAGCCTGTGGACGAGAAAAAAGTTAGACGGATGCTAGGTTTGGTCGGCAATGATTGGATTTTTAAACTGGTCAATGCCATGGCAAAAAGGGAAGGTTATACGATTCTTACTATTTTGGCAGACTTGTTAGCAATGGGGAAAGAAGTTACACAGATTTTAAGTGAAGTTACTTTGCATATGCGGAGTGTAATGTTATATCAATCTGTACAAGATATAGATGGGTTCAATTTGTATACTGCAGAAAAAAGTATTCTAGAAGAACATAGCAAAATTTTTTCTTATGAAGAAATCGTTAAAATTATCAAGTGTTTACATGCGGCTATTCATGAGATAAAATGGTCTCCGCAACCTCGTATTACAGCAGAAACAGCATTTTTATCAATTTGCCATACAGATGGTGTAAAGCTAGAAGGTTCTAGTCTTGACCTAATCAAACGGATTGAAAAACTTGAAAAAAACATTCAAAGATTGCAAAATAATATAACGTTGCCAAATAAAAGTAATGATACAGCAAATTTATCTTCGGGAAAAGTGTATCAAGAAATAGACCAGACGGTAAAAAGTCACGTTCCTAAGATACAAGAAGAAAGAATAGAAAGTGTGCGAGCGGTAAAAAATGAATCGATACAAAACCAAGTAAAACAAGTAGCAAGCCCAGTTCCTTTAAATAATACAAGTCATAAGGAAATTTGGGAAAAGGTTTTAAAAGGATTGATGTCGAGAAAAAAAGCTGCTGTTCATGCCTGTGTAGCGCAAGGATATTTACAAAGTCTGGATTCAGGGCAGGCAACGATTGCTTTTGAAGCTAAATTTCCTAAAGAACGGACGGACAAAGAGGATTATCGAGCGATTCTAAGTGACGTTTTTAGTGAAGTTTGTGGTATGGTGATGAATGTTCGATCGGTGCTGGTAAGTAGTTCAATCCCCCCCGACAAACCACCGCACACAATGAGTCGAGTGGAAAAAGCGGTGGAGAATAATGAAGCATTGACGCCCGAACAGCGTTATGTACTAGATACGGCGATTAAAGTCTTTGATACTGAAGCGATAAAGATACCGCCACGCGAATCATAA
- a CDS encoding response regulator, which translates to MDRNLKILICDDSMLLRKKLTRELESQNCEVIEAANGKEAVMMFLKHQPDGVFLDIVMPQVGGLEALQAICEINSNAHVIMLSSAGTSSKLVEALKLGARDFIQKPYNDEQIQKALLDIRGGSANA; encoded by the coding sequence TTGGATAGAAATTTGAAAATACTTATTTGTGATGATTCTATGCTCTTACGTAAAAAATTAACAAGAGAACTTGAAAGTCAAAATTGTGAGGTTATTGAAGCTGCAAATGGTAAAGAAGCCGTAATGATGTTTTTGAAACATCAGCCAGATGGTGTTTTTTTAGATATTGTCATGCCGCAGGTTGGAGGATTAGAAGCACTTCAAGCGATTTGCGAAATTAATTCTAATGCACATGTAATTATGTTATCATCAGCGGGAACTTCATCCAAATTGGTAGAAGCGCTTAAATTAGGGGCCAGAGATTTTATTCAAAAACCATATAATGATGAACAAATTCAAAAAGCGCTATTGGATATTAGAGGAGGGTCTGCTAATGCTTAG